In Triticum urartu cultivar G1812 chromosome 6, Tu2.1, whole genome shotgun sequence, the following proteins share a genomic window:
- the LOC125513995 gene encoding uncharacterized protein LOC125513995, which produces MRSRRRRCSPATASPVEDENLLPEILLRLPPDPSSLPRASLVCKRWRSILSDPDFLKRFRRHHQKPPLLGFFRGNSMSTEHHFTPVLDSPDRIAAARFSVPNNSNKHWNFVGCRHGLAILVNMWLRQVMVWDPLTGQEHRVACPPGLVFDPEVHLVYWEAAVMCADAQDGHVHGIASRDRSNWS; this is translated from the coding sequence AtgaggagccgccgccgccgttgctcGCCGGCGACGGCGTCCCCAGTGGAAGACGAGAACCTTCTCCCGGAGatcctcctgcgcctccctccggACCCATCGTCACTCCCCCGCGCCTCCCTCGTCTGTAAGCGCTGGCGCAGCATCCTGTCCGATCCGGACTTCCTCAAGCGCTTCCGCAGGCACCACCAAAAACCTCCACTGCTCGGCTTCTTCAGAGGTAATTCAATGAGCACAGAGCACCACTTCACTCCTGTGCTCGACTCGCCGGACCGCATCGCTGCAGCCCGCTTCTCTGTGCCCAACAACAGCAACAAACACTGGAACTTCGTAGGCTGCCGCCACGGCCTCGCCATCCTAGTCAACATGTGGCTTCGTCAGGTGATGGTGTGGGATCCCCTCACCGGACAAGAGCACCGTGTGGCTTGTCCACCTGGGCTGGTGTTCGACCCGGAGGTCCACCTGGTGTACTGGGAGGCCGCGGTGATGTGCGCTGATGCCCAAGACGGGCACGTGCATGGGATTGCTTCTCGAGACCGCTCAAATTGGTCTTGA